A genomic segment from Bacteroidota bacterium encodes:
- a CDS encoding T9SS type A sorting domain-containing protein, translating to MFGTTYVSWFNQNASSSYDFSMQAMDEMGYQLLPSSGLTVSNYPQSSAIFVYDTKVDHENNMVSAFQDERSGLLDIVAYRVDALGNFNYGNAGISLTDSAASGGIAPNVGILANNDAVIAWIASGNPKDWISFQKISPAGITAYSSPKRIIDSTNVASYSRPQVVSMLNDDFMILYIEQTGSGLPASKMFMQRFNAAGNSVWSAPVQISSKLIGFAAYPSVVPDGNNGAYIAYSSGNPTNPSFNDVYVQHIDENGVLWSVDGTEACTSTLTQRMSPKVRFENGMTNPMVLIKETDGSQGSAGVTVQSFDSVGNRLLGPDGVAVTPITAAYDEPYDMRKTSDGMIILYAEGLFGNQQLYATKIDMNGSPLWTPANVTLSSVASNKSRAQLTPAYISPTIESVIAVWEDDRQDVGIYTQNINNDGTIGIITNVSALSASGSAAIVFPNPSTDVQSLLINSTASDLVKINLYDVTGKLISNSDNQQIISGSNEFTFEELFGNTKLSPGVYTIRISGTRISENAKFVVR from the coding sequence TTGTTCGGCACAACGTATGTAAGTTGGTTCAATCAGAATGCTTCCTCATCATACGATTTCAGCATGCAAGCTATGGATGAAATGGGATATCAGTTACTACCGTCTTCCGGATTGACAGTCAGTAATTACCCTCAAAGTTCTGCAATCTTTGTCTATGATACAAAGGTCGATCATGAGAACAATATGGTTTCTGCTTTTCAGGATGAACGTTCAGGTTTATTAGACATAGTTGCTTATCGTGTAGATGCTCTTGGCAATTTCAATTATGGAAATGCCGGTATAAGTCTGACAGATTCTGCCGCTTCCGGTGGTATTGCTCCGAATGTCGGAATTCTTGCAAACAATGATGCAGTGATTGCATGGATCGCCTCTGGAAATCCGAAAGACTGGATCTCTTTTCAGAAAATAAGTCCTGCAGGAATTACTGCTTACTCTTCGCCTAAGCGTATCATCGATTCTACAAACGTTGCAAGCTATAGCAGACCGCAAGTTGTTTCAATGCTGAATGATGACTTTATGATCTTGTATATTGAACAAACAGGAAGCGGACTTCCTGCAAGTAAAATGTTCATGCAAAGATTTAATGCCGCGGGAAATTCTGTCTGGTCGGCGCCTGTTCAAATTTCTTCCAAGCTAATTGGATTCGCAGCATACCCATCAGTTGTTCCGGATGGAAATAACGGCGCATACATTGCTTACTCATCCGGCAATCCAACAAATCCTTCTTTCAATGATGTCTACGTTCAGCACATCGATGAAAACGGAGTTTTATGGAGTGTTGACGGAACAGAAGCGTGTACTTCAACTCTTACTCAACGGATGTCACCTAAGGTTCGCTTCGAGAACGGCATGACGAATCCAATGGTATTGATAAAAGAAACAGACGGCTCTCAGGGAAGCGCCGGAGTTACAGTGCAGTCATTCGACAGCGTTGGTAACCGTTTGCTTGGTCCGGATGGTGTTGCTGTAACACCTATCACTGCTGCTTATGATGAGCCTTACGATATGCGTAAGACAAGTGATGGTATGATCATCCTTTATGCAGAAGGTCTTTTCGGTAATCAGCAATTGTATGCAACAAAGATCGACATGAACGGCAGCCCGTTGTGGACGCCGGCGAATGTAACTCTCTCTTCAGTTGCAAGTAATAAATCAAGAGCTCAACTTACACCGGCTTATATTAGTCCAACGATTGAAAGTGTAATCGCTGTCTGGGAAGACGACAGACAAGATGTAGGAATTTATACTCAGAATATCAATAACGATGGAACGATTGGAATCATAACCAATGTCTCTGCATTATCAGCTTCAGGATCTGCTGCAATTGTATTTCCGAATCCTTCAACAGACGTTCAAAGTTTATTGATCAATTCTACTGCATCTGACCTTGTTAAAATTAATCTGTATGATGTAACAGGAAAGTTGATCTCTAATTCAGATAACCAACAAATAATTTCCGGTTCAAATGAATTTACATTCGAAGAACTTTTCGGAAATACAAAATTATCTCCTGGTGTTTACACAATCAGAATTTCCGGAACGAGAATTTCGGAGAATGCGAAATTTGTTGTAAGGTAA
- a CDS encoding glycosyltransferase — MPTENKKKILFACMDWGLGHATRSVPLIRKFQKEGHEIVLASAGSALGFWKNYFPELIILEKPAYNIRYSINFSVSAMLFFQSLAFLKTIKKENLWLNKIIDEHGFHEVYSDNCYGLYNQKINSTIITHQLMVKCPKSLRFLEKSLHKKILSFTDKFNKVLIPDYKGEGNLSGDLSHKYPVPENATFIGPLSRFDQRENEFTSKEYEFCAILSGPEPLRTDLEIQCIDLFQKTEKKCLIIRGLPENNDSIQVEGLEIHNHLNDEEFRKKVIASDKIICRSGYSTIMDLYALNKRAIFIPTPGQTEQEYLAKHHSG, encoded by the coding sequence ATGCCCACAGAAAATAAAAAGAAAATTCTCTTTGCGTGTATGGATTGGGGACTTGGACATGCTACACGTAGCGTTCCATTGATCAGAAAGTTTCAGAAGGAAGGACACGAGATTGTTTTAGCCTCAGCCGGCAGTGCTTTGGGATTCTGGAAAAATTATTTTCCTGAACTAATTATACTTGAAAAACCGGCATATAACATTCGGTATTCCATTAACTTTTCTGTAAGTGCAATGCTTTTCTTTCAGTCGCTGGCCTTTCTGAAAACTATTAAAAAAGAAAATCTGTGGCTGAATAAAATTATTGATGAGCATGGATTTCATGAAGTCTATTCAGACAATTGTTATGGTTTGTACAATCAGAAAATAAATTCCACTATCATTACTCATCAATTGATGGTAAAATGTCCGAAGTCGTTACGCTTCCTTGAAAAATCCTTGCATAAAAAGATTCTGAGTTTTACCGATAAATTCAATAAGGTTTTGATTCCGGATTATAAAGGTGAAGGCAATCTTTCAGGAGATCTTTCACATAAATATCCGGTTCCGGAAAATGCCACTTTCATAGGTCCATTGAGCAGATTTGATCAACGGGAAAATGAATTCACAAGCAAAGAATATGAGTTCTGCGCCATACTCAGCGGACCGGAACCACTGCGGACTGATCTGGAAATTCAGTGCATCGACCTTTTCCAAAAGACAGAAAAAAAATGCCTGATCATCAGGGGACTTCCTGAAAATAATGATTCGATACAAGTAGAAGGTCTGGAGATTCACAATCACCTGAATGATGAAGAATTCAGAAAAAAAGTAATTGCTTCAGATAAGATCATTTGCCGTTCCGGGTATTCAACGATCATGGATCTTTATGCATTGAATAAAAGAGCAATTTTCATTCCCACACCCGGACAAACAGAACAGGAATATTTAGCAAAGCATCATAGCGGTTAA
- a CDS encoding gamma carbonic anhydrase family protein: MALLLPVKNVKPQFGKNCYLAPNSTVVGDVVMGDDCSVWFNAVIRGDVNSVRIGNKVNIQDGVIVHCTYQKAKTTIGNNCSIGHNAIVHGCHLHNNVLIGMGAIVMDHAIIEAFSIVAAGSIVLENTIVESGFIYAGAPAKKIKPISDEQRKLLELLPDRYVMYAEWLK, from the coding sequence ATGGCACTATTGCTTCCCGTTAAAAATGTTAAGCCACAGTTTGGTAAAAATTGCTATTTAGCGCCCAATTCGACCGTTGTCGGCGATGTTGTAATGGGTGATGATTGCAGTGTATGGTTCAATGCTGTTATCCGGGGTGATGTTAACAGTGTCCGTATCGGCAACAAGGTCAATATCCAGGATGGAGTAATTGTACATTGTACCTATCAGAAAGCAAAAACAACAATTGGTAATAATTGCAGCATCGGACATAATGCCATCGTTCATGGTTGCCATTTGCACAATAATGTTCTGATCGGAATGGGTGCGATCGTAATGGATCATGCAATCATAGAAGCCTTTTCGATCGTCGCTGCAGGATCCATAGTTTTAGAAAATACCATTGTAGAAAGCGGATTCATTTATGCCGGAGCTCCTGCTAAAAAAATAAAACCTATTTCCGACGAACAAAGAAAATTGCTAGAGCTATTGCCGGATCGGTATGTGATGTATGCGGAGTGGCTGAAGTAG
- a CDS encoding glutamate racemase — translation MPVKKKKTTDLSSQPIGVFDSGIGGLTVANAIQKVLPNESLVYFGDTAHLPYGDKSPDSIKYYSIRIAQFLMQNNCKMIVIACNTASSIAYETVKDFVGGKIPVVDVISPVVDLVTHTNSIHKVGVIGTKGTIKSDIYAKKIKAASKKEVASLATPLLAPMIEEGFFNNKISRSVIASYLSSRKLAKIDALILACTHYPLIRTEVEEYYKGDVNIIDTAGVVADSVKAVLKKNNLLGKKKNPVHHFYVSDFTKSFEESTRFFFKNKIHLEKVDFWK, via the coding sequence ATGCCGGTAAAGAAAAAAAAGACTACTGATCTTTCATCACAGCCAATAGGAGTATTCGATTCAGGGATTGGCGGATTGACAGTTGCCAATGCAATACAGAAAGTTTTACCAAACGAATCTTTGGTATATTTTGGGGATACTGCCCATTTACCGTATGGTGATAAGTCACCCGATTCTATAAAATACTATTCGATCCGAATTGCACAATTTTTAATGCAGAATAATTGTAAAATGATCGTCATTGCATGCAACACTGCAAGTTCAATTGCCTATGAGACAGTAAAGGACTTTGTTGGCGGAAAGATCCCTGTGGTCGATGTGATCAGTCCGGTCGTTGATCTGGTCACACATACAAATTCGATTCACAAGGTAGGCGTGATCGGAACAAAAGGAACTATCAAGAGTGATATCTATGCTAAGAAGATAAAAGCTGCTTCAAAAAAAGAAGTTGCTTCTCTCGCAACACCATTACTGGCGCCAATGATCGAAGAAGGGTTTTTTAATAATAAGATCTCACGATCTGTGATCGCTTCTTATTTGTCGAGCAGAAAACTTGCAAAGATCGATGCCCTGATTTTAGCATGTACTCATTATCCATTGATCAGAACTGAAGTTGAAGAATATTACAAGGGTGATGTAAATATTATTGACACAGCCGGAGTTGTTGCCGACAGCGTTAAGGCAGTTCTGAAGAAAAACAATCTTTTAGGCAAAAAGAAAAATCCGGTCCATCATTTTTATGTTTCTGACTTCACAAAATCTTTCGAAGAAAGTACCCGTTTCTTTTTTAAGAATAAGATTCATCTGGAGAAGGTGGATTTTTGGAAATAG
- a CDS encoding hydrogen peroxide-inducible genes activator: MNLVQLEYIVAVDSTRHFAKAAEKCFVTQPTLSMMIQKLEEELGVKIFDRSKQPVIPTKEGEQLIIHAKSVLSELNRMKGYAKELQGEISGEFHLAVIPTLAPYLIPLFIKQFTNQYPLLSVRMKEMTTEEIIPKLKRREIDAALLATPLLENGLTENKLFNEEFFVYASKNELQSRKKYILPGELNVHHLWLLEEGHCMRNQVFNLCELRKMEGTKNNLLYEAGSIETLIQLVDKLEGITIVPRLSTLTMTSKQKAKLHEFANPKPVREISLVTVDSYPRKKLIKELCNLIALNLPFEVTTKKNEVIPIN; encoded by the coding sequence ATGAACCTGGTCCAGCTTGAATATATTGTTGCAGTTGACTCAACCCGTCATTTTGCAAAAGCCGCTGAAAAGTGCTTTGTAACTCAGCCTACTTTAAGTATGATGATCCAAAAACTGGAAGAAGAGCTTGGCGTAAAGATCTTTGACCGAAGTAAACAACCTGTTATACCTACAAAAGAGGGAGAGCAGCTGATTATTCATGCTAAATCAGTTTTGTCTGAACTGAACCGGATGAAAGGTTATGCAAAAGAATTGCAGGGGGAAATTTCGGGCGAATTTCATCTTGCTGTAATTCCGACCTTAGCACCCTATCTGATTCCTTTGTTCATAAAACAGTTTACCAATCAATATCCATTATTGTCTGTACGTATGAAGGAGATGACCACAGAAGAGATCATTCCTAAATTAAAGCGGCGTGAAATTGATGCTGCGCTTTTGGCTACACCATTGTTGGAAAATGGCTTAACTGAAAACAAGCTTTTCAATGAAGAGTTCTTCGTATATGCCTCGAAAAATGAATTGCAGTCAAGGAAAAAATATATTTTACCGGGAGAATTGAATGTGCATCACCTTTGGTTACTGGAAGAAGGCCATTGTATGCGGAATCAGGTTTTTAATTTGTGTGAGTTGAGAAAAATGGAAGGAACAAAGAACAATTTGCTCTACGAAGCTGGAAGTATTGAAACATTGATCCAACTGGTCGACAAGTTAGAAGGGATTACGATCGTGCCGCGCTTATCGACCTTGACCATGACATCGAAACAAAAAGCAAAGCTTCACGAGTTTGCAAATCCCAAGCCTGTCAGGGAAATTTCATTAGTCACAGTAGACTCTTATCCCAGAAAAAAACTGATCAAAGAACTCTGCAATCTGATCGCATTAAATCTGCCCTTCGAAGTTACAACCAAAAAGAATGAAGTAATCCCAATCAATTAA
- the katG gene encoding catalase/peroxidase HPI gives MKEQEDNKTTLADVNTSEAKCPFHGGALKTSAGGGTRNRDWWPNLLKLNILRQYSSLSNPMDEKFNYAEEFKKLDLNAVKKDIFNAMTDSKEWWPADYGHYGPFFIRMAWHSAGTYRISDGRGGAGFGMQRFSPLNSWPDNVNLDKARLLLWPIKQKYGQKISWADLMILAGNCALESMGFKTFGFGGGREDVWEPAEDVYWGSESEWLADKRHTGSRDLENPLAAVQMGLIYVNPEGPLGNPDPLAAAKDIRETFGRMAMNDEETVALIAGGHTFGKTHGAADPSKYVSREPAGAGIEEQGLGWKNSFGTGHGVHTISSGLEGAWTTTPTKWSNNFFDNLFNFEWELTKSPAGAQQWKPKGGAGAGTVPDAHDPSLRHAPTMLTTDLSLRLDPIYGPISKRFHENPDQFADAFARAWYKLTHRDMGPIARYLGPEVPKEELIWQDPLPAVTFKLVDAKDIADLKTKILNSGLSVAELVSTAWASASTFRGSDKRGGANGARIRLAPQNKWEVNNPTQLAKVLKTLEGIQSAFNTGGKMISLADLIVLAGCAAVEKAAKNAGHNITVPFSPGRTDASQAQTDVESFAVLEPSADGFRNYFEPKHTASAEEMLVDKAQLLTLTAPEMTVLIGGMRVLNTNYDGSKNGVFTKQSESLSNDYFINLLDLNTTWKATSDSQNVFEGRDRKTGEVKWTGTRVDLIFGSNSELRALAEVFASSDAKEKFVKDFVAAWNKVMNLDRFDLIRNS, from the coding sequence ATGAAAGAACAGGAAGACAACAAAACAACATTAGCTGATGTCAATACCAGTGAAGCGAAATGCCCTTTTCATGGCGGAGCTTTAAAAACAAGTGCAGGAGGTGGTACACGAAACCGCGACTGGTGGCCGAACTTATTAAAGTTGAATATTCTCCGTCAGTATTCTTCTTTGTCAAATCCAATGGATGAAAAATTCAACTATGCTGAAGAATTCAAAAAACTGGATCTGAATGCTGTGAAAAAAGATATATTCAATGCTATGACGGATTCGAAAGAATGGTGGCCTGCAGATTATGGTCACTATGGTCCGTTCTTTATTCGTATGGCGTGGCATAGTGCCGGAACATACCGGATTTCAGACGGACGAGGTGGAGCAGGATTTGGAATGCAGAGATTTTCTCCTCTCAACAGCTGGCCTGATAATGTTAATCTGGATAAAGCACGATTGCTTCTCTGGCCGATCAAACAGAAATATGGACAAAAAATTTCATGGGCAGATCTAATGATCCTTGCAGGAAATTGCGCATTGGAATCGATGGGCTTTAAAACTTTTGGTTTCGGTGGCGGTCGTGAAGATGTATGGGAACCGGCAGAGGATGTATATTGGGGATCTGAAAGTGAATGGCTCGCAGACAAGCGCCATACCGGTAGTCGTGATCTTGAAAATCCTTTAGCTGCTGTTCAAATGGGATTGATCTATGTAAATCCGGAAGGACCATTAGGTAACCCTGATCCACTTGCTGCTGCAAAAGATATCCGCGAAACATTTGGTCGCATGGCAATGAATGATGAAGAAACTGTTGCTCTTATTGCGGGTGGACACACATTCGGAAAAACACATGGTGCTGCTGATCCGTCAAAATATGTGAGCAGAGAACCGGCGGGTGCAGGGATTGAAGAGCAAGGCCTGGGATGGAAAAATTCATTTGGTACTGGACATGGAGTGCATACAATTTCAAGCGGACTTGAAGGTGCATGGACAACTACACCGACAAAATGGAGTAATAACTTTTTTGATAATCTCTTTAACTTCGAATGGGAATTGACAAAAAGTCCGGCAGGAGCTCAACAATGGAAACCAAAAGGTGGTGCAGGTGCAGGAACAGTTCCTGATGCACATGATCCATCATTACGTCACGCTCCTACTATGCTCACGACAGATCTTTCTTTGAGACTGGATCCTATCTATGGACCGATCTCAAAACGCTTTCATGAAAACCCTGATCAGTTTGCTGATGCATTTGCACGTGCATGGTACAAACTTACGCATCGCGATATGGGCCCGATTGCCCGATACCTCGGTCCTGAAGTTCCGAAGGAGGAATTGATCTGGCAAGATCCGCTTCCTGCAGTGACATTTAAGTTAGTTGATGCAAAAGATATAGCTGATTTAAAAACAAAAATATTGAACTCAGGACTAAGCGTAGCTGAGCTTGTATCGACAGCATGGGCTTCAGCTTCTACTTTCCGTGGCTCTGATAAACGTGGCGGTGCCAATGGTGCACGCATTCGATTGGCTCCACAAAATAAATGGGAAGTAAATAATCCAACTCAGCTTGCAAAAGTTCTGAAGACACTTGAAGGAATTCAGTCTGCATTTAATACAGGCGGGAAAATGATATCGCTCGCAGACCTGATAGTTCTTGCAGGTTGTGCTGCAGTTGAAAAAGCTGCAAAAAATGCCGGACACAATATAACCGTACCATTTTCTCCGGGAAGAACGGATGCATCTCAAGCTCAAACGGATGTTGAATCATTTGCCGTTCTTGAACCAAGTGCAGACGGATTCAGAAATTATTTTGAACCTAAACATACTGCATCTGCTGAAGAGATGCTTGTTGACAAAGCACAATTGCTAACATTGACTGCACCTGAAATGACAGTTTTAATAGGCGGAATGCGTGTATTAAATACAAACTATGATGGATCAAAAAACGGAGTGTTCACAAAACAATCTGAATCACTTTCGAATGATTACTTCATAAATTTACTTGATCTAAACACAACCTGGAAAGCAACTTCTGATTCACAAAATGTTTTTGAAGGCCGTGATCGTAAGACAGGTGAAGTAAAATGGACAGGTACCCGTGTTGACCTTATCTTCGGATCAAATTCTGAATTAAGAGCACTTGCAGAGGTATTTGCTTCTTCAGATGCGAAAGAAAAATTTGTGAAAGATTTTGTTGCTGCATGGAATAAGGTGATGAATCTGGATCGGTTCGATCTTATTCGTAATTCGTAA
- a CDS encoding zf-TFIIB domain-containing protein: MKCPNCNVNLVMTDRSGVEIDYCPECRGVWLDRGELDKIIDRSTQAVPGQPFKTEPREGQNYIGDKKYDYKKKKRDSFLGDLFDF; encoded by the coding sequence ATGAAATGTCCAAATTGTAATGTGAACCTTGTGATGACAGATCGCAGTGGAGTTGAAATTGATTATTGTCCTGAATGTCGCGGAGTATGGCTCGACAGGGGCGAACTTGATAAGATCATTGATCGTTCTACACAAGCCGTACCCGGCCAACCTTTCAAGACAGAACCCCGCGAAGGCCAAAATTATATCGGTGATAAAAAATACGATTATAAAAAAAAGAAACGCGATTCTTTTTTAGGTGACCTGTTTGATTTTTAG
- a CDS encoding LytTR family transcriptional regulator DNA-binding domain-containing protein, with protein MTLQLLNQPYPFSLSQKKKLIQAFMFGLFVFLFLAIFQPFGLLSYKSESKLLHILGYGAITSFSMLLSNLAFTFIFPKWYNFKSWTVGKNIVYILWMFLFIGMNNWIYSVLLGFWGFSIRAFFVFQAITLLIGVFPVTISTFIIYHNRLKAALQEAQSLNQNIQAHQEVNEKLVVKIPSQNKSEDLSVELDNLLYVKAVENYVEVCLNNKKVILRNTLKAVEQSLADFPHFKRCHRSYLVNLQKIKSFSGNAQGLSLRFEAPDAEEIPVSRAYVPQIKAAL; from the coding sequence GTGACTCTACAACTTCTCAATCAACCATATCCTTTCAGTTTATCACAAAAGAAAAAACTGATTCAGGCTTTTATGTTCGGCCTTTTTGTTTTTTTATTCCTTGCTATCTTTCAACCTTTCGGACTGCTCAGTTACAAAAGTGAAAGTAAGCTCCTTCACATCCTGGGATATGGGGCTATTACATCTTTTTCAATGCTGTTGAGCAATTTAGCATTCACTTTTATTTTTCCTAAATGGTATAACTTCAAATCGTGGACAGTTGGAAAGAACATTGTTTATATTTTGTGGATGTTCTTATTTATCGGAATGAATAACTGGATCTATTCTGTTCTATTGGGATTCTGGGGATTTTCGATCAGGGCATTTTTTGTTTTTCAGGCAATTACTTTACTCATTGGTGTTTTTCCGGTGACGATCAGCACATTTATAATTTATCACAACCGTTTAAAAGCAGCTCTTCAGGAAGCGCAATCTCTGAATCAGAATATTCAAGCCCATCAAGAGGTCAATGAAAAACTAGTCGTGAAAATTCCTTCTCAGAATAAATCGGAGGATCTCAGTGTAGAACTCGATAATCTGCTTTATGTAAAAGCTGTAGAAAACTATGTGGAAGTTTGCTTAAACAACAAAAAAGTGATTCTTCGGAATACCCTAAAGGCCGTTGAGCAGTCACTTGCCGATTTTCCGCATTTCAAACGATGTCACAGGAGTTACCTGGTGAACCTTCAAAAAATAAAATCTTTTTCCGGTAATGCCCAAGGTCTTAGTTTGCGGTTTGAAGCACCGGATGCCGAAGAAATTCCTGTTTCCCGAGCCTATGTCCCGCAGATAAAAGCCGCTCTTTGA
- a CDS encoding alpha/beta hydrolase, with translation MSVEYLSTESNDGNLTGYAPVNGLNMYFEIHGEGTPLVLIHGGGSTIQTTYGKVLNKLAENNKVIAVEMQAHGHTADIDRPLSFEKDADDIAELLKYLKIDKANIFGFSNGASTTLQFAIRHPELTNKIIVASTFYKKSGAPDWFWEMMANPTFAGMPQPYKDAFLKINPDTNALHRMYERDVARMQSFPDITDEQIRSIKVPALIIIGDKDVTTPEHANEMHKLISNSQLEIIPGGHGEYIGELTTPQDTTKIRTTVEMINNFLD, from the coding sequence ATGAGTGTTGAATATTTATCCACAGAAAGTAATGATGGCAATCTTACAGGATATGCTCCTGTTAATGGTCTGAATATGTATTTTGAAATTCATGGGGAGGGAACTCCATTAGTCCTTATTCATGGTGGTGGTTCAACCATTCAAACTACATATGGCAAAGTGTTGAACAAATTAGCTGAAAATAATAAGGTGATTGCAGTTGAAATGCAAGCGCATGGACACACAGCTGATATTGATAGGCCATTGAGTTTTGAAAAAGATGCAGATGACATTGCAGAACTTTTGAAGTATTTAAAAATCGACAAAGCAAATATTTTTGGATTCAGCAATGGGGCAAGCACAACGCTTCAATTTGCAATAAGGCATCCGGAGTTGACTAATAAAATAATTGTGGCTTCTACTTTTTATAAGAAATCCGGTGCGCCAGATTGGTTTTGGGAAATGATGGCCAATCCTACTTTTGCAGGGATGCCGCAACCGTACAAAGACGCATTTCTAAAGATCAATCCGGATACAAACGCACTTCACCGAATGTACGAACGCGACGTAGCAAGAATGCAATCATTTCCCGATATCACAGATGAGCAAATAAGATCGATAAAAGTTCCTGCATTGATTATTATCGGAGATAAAGATGTGACAACTCCTGAACATGCAAATGAAATGCATAAACTTATCTCAAATTCGCAGCTTGAAATTATTCCGGGTGGACATGGGGAATATATTGGCGAATTGACAACTCCTCAAGATACAACGAAGATCAGGACAACAGTTGAAATGATCAATAACTTTCTGGATTAA
- a CDS encoding SRPBCC domain-containing protein, which produces MKKLHFKIAISAPLSVVYDKMLGLSSKKNYEQWTALFNPTSTYEGNWKKGSKILFVGVDANGEKGGMVSEIAENKPDEFVSIRHYGLVQGEKEITEGPEVEKWAGGFANYSFEECSG; this is translated from the coding sequence ATGAAAAAACTGCATTTCAAAATTGCTATTTCAGCTCCGCTAAGTGTTGTTTATGATAAAATGCTTGGTCTGAGTAGTAAAAAAAACTATGAACAATGGACAGCATTGTTTAACCCAACTTCAACTTATGAAGGTAATTGGAAAAAAGGAAGCAAGATTCTTTTTGTCGGAGTAGATGCGAATGGAGAAAAGGGAGGAATGGTATCTGAAATAGCTGAAAACAAACCTGACGAATTTGTCTCTATTCGACACTATGGCCTTGTACAAGGTGAAAAAGAAATTACTGAAGGTCCGGAAGTAGAAAAGTGGGCGGGAGGTTTTGCAAATTATTCTTTTGAAGAGTGTTCAGGATAG
- a CDS encoding T9SS type A sorting domain-containing protein has translation MKKCKLIFLYLLGFSSAYSQSFTNPSLELWSNIAVCETNLPPDGWNNYSNVGLGPDEGNLTLCPSTIPPTAANGNIYARCLAGNPNTGEGMYQDISNLIIGTTYTISYNYCGSNRWGGSGDCVWHLFIDDIDVNQSAIFSSADTVWHTNFYTFIATAVTHKVGVRAYTPTYNGGGSAAIDLFSIEQSKPTSIQNGFLASEFSVYPNPFGTYLTLETNHQIPMTFILTNVLGEQVYRSEFVDVLTFNTDDLSKGLYFYEIFDGNRNLKSGKVVKD, from the coding sequence ATGAAAAAATGCAAATTGATTTTTCTGTACCTATTGGGTTTCAGTTCTGCCTATAGTCAAAGTTTCACAAATCCGTCTTTAGAACTCTGGAGCAATATAGCTGTTTGTGAAACGAACTTACCACCTGATGGTTGGAATAATTATTCTAATGTCGGACTTGGTCCGGATGAAGGAAATCTGACGTTGTGTCCCTCAACAATTCCGCCTACTGCGGCAAATGGAAATATCTATGCACGATGTCTTGCAGGAAATCCTAATACAGGTGAAGGAATGTATCAGGATATATCCAATTTGATAATTGGAACTACCTATACGATCTCGTATAATTATTGTGGATCAAACCGATGGGGTGGATCTGGAGATTGTGTCTGGCATTTATTTATTGATGATATAGACGTAAATCAATCTGCCATTTTTAGTTCAGCTGATACGGTGTGGCATACGAACTTCTATACATTCATTGCAACTGCGGTGACTCATAAGGTTGGTGTAAGAGCATACACTCCTACATATAATGGTGGTGGAAGTGCGGCCATAGATCTTTTTTCTATTGAGCAATCAAAACCGACAAGCATTCAGAATGGTTTTTTGGCATCGGAATTTTCTGTTTATCCTAATCCATTCGGAACTTATTTAACACTTGAAACAAATCATCAAATTCCAATGACATTTATTCTCACCAATGTTTTAGGTGAGCAAGTATACCGGAGCGAATTCGTTGACGTTTTAACGTTCAATACTGATGACCTTTCGAAGGGTTTGTATTTCTATGAAATATTCGATGGCAACAGAAATTTAAAGAGTGGAAAGGTTGTTAAAGATTAA
- a CDS encoding T9SS type A sorting domain-containing protein, with the protein MKDLSSGIYFVKISFGNESQTIRLIKM; encoded by the coding sequence CTGAAAGATCTTTCTTCAGGAATTTATTTTGTTAAAATATCATTTGGAAATGAAAGTCAGACGATTCGACTGATAAAAATGTAA